The sequence below is a genomic window from Nostoc flagelliforme CCNUN1.
TTACACACCGTTCTTTTAAAGCAAAAAAAGTGGTAGAAATAGCTTTAGCAATTAGTGGAGCAATGGCGGGGCAGGGTGGAGTAATTTCTTGGGCATCTCTGCACCGTCGCCACCATGAACTGAGCGATAAACAGGGCGATCCGCACTCGCCAAATCTTCACGGTAGGGGTTGGCGCAATATTATTCGAGGTTTAGTACACTCTCATGTTAGCTGGATGTACAAACATGATTATCCTAGCGTTGTCCACTACGTACCTGATCTGATCAAAGACAAAACGCTGGTCAAAATAGACCGCTATTACTATTTATGGGCAGTAGCTGGGTTGTTGCTACCAACAATTTTAGGTGGTATCTACCATAGAAGCTTTGAAGGTGCTCTGTCTGGATTTATTTGGGGTGGTATGGTCAGGATGTTTTGGCTAGAACACACTATATGGTCGATTAATTCTTTTCTTCACTGCTTTGGTACGCGTCGTTTTCAAACGCAGGAACAAAGTCATAATTTTGGTCTAGTTGCGCTACTGACATTTGGCGAATCATGGCACAACAATCACCATGCTTTTCCGGGTTCCGCTTCCTTCGGTTTGGAATGGTATCGCTTAGATCCTGCATCCTGGTTAATTCATTTACTAGCTGCTTTAGGTCTAGTTTCGGATATTAAAATCCCCAGTAAGGACAAAATTGCGGCGCATAGTTAATGAATCACTAAATTCTCCATATTGAACAAGGAAGCTAGCAACCGCCAGATCCTACGTTCAATATAAATATGGTTTGGGAATTTTAACTTTTGACAATTGAGTTGCTGAGTAAGGAGGCACAATGAAAACTAAAGAACAAATCACCGCATGGATTAAAAATTATTTGGCAAATATTCTCGAAGTTGAGAATGAAGAGATAAACGAGAATTTTGAATTTGAACGCTTCGGTTTCAACTCCTCGGTTGCCGTTTCCTTGGTGGGTGATTTAGAAGAATGGTTGGAATTAGAATTGAGTCCTTCAATCTTTTTTGAATTTGGCACAATTGCACAAGCATCTGCACATCTAGCCGAAGAACTTCAATCTTCAGCAAAAACTTAACATTCCAATAATCCAATAAGGCAAAGAGTCTATCAGATGGTACAGGACATTATAAAGCGTGGTGGTAGCCTTAAGGCAATCCAGCATCACTACGATGTTAGTAACAGATTTTACGCATTATGGCTAGACGAGAGCCTCTCTTACTCGTGTGCGTTGTGGCAAGATAATCTAATGGACAATGATCTTGAACAAGCACAATACAGAAAAATAGATTGGCATCTTGATGCTTCAGGGGCGACCAAGGGTCAGAAACTGCTCGATATTGGTTGCGGCTGGGGATCTCTAATGAACCGCTACGTCAGTGTGGATAAAGAGCGCTCTGCAATCGGATTGACATTAAGCCATAATCAGTATCAATATATCCAGTCCTTGAATATACCCAATATCGAAGTCTATGAACAAAGCTGGATAAATCATCAGCCTGAGAACGATTACGACGCGATTGTCTCTGTCGGAGCCTTTGAGCATTTTGCCCAACCAGGAGTATCACGGTCTGAAAAAGTGAGTGTGTATCGAGATTTTTTCAGTCACTGTCAAAATTGGCTCAAAACAAAAGGCAAATTATCTTTGCAAACGATCGCCTACGGTTCATTAA
It includes:
- a CDS encoding acyl-CoA desaturase, coding for MNDPVVDFECIQRDKNKRKKVINSSFIHRLQKRHFILFDILPFLGTLVALVLIPYIPFSSFELFLFFVFWLITGFGISSGYHRLFTHRSFKAKKVVEIALAISGAMAGQGGVISWASLHRRHHELSDKQGDPHSPNLHGRGWRNIIRGLVHSHVSWMYKHDYPSVVHYVPDLIKDKTLVKIDRYYYLWAVAGLLLPTILGGIYHRSFEGALSGFIWGGMVRMFWLEHTIWSINSFLHCFGTRRFQTQEQSHNFGLVALLTFGESWHNNHHAFPGSASFGLEWYRLDPASWLIHLLAALGLVSDIKIPSKDKIAAHS
- a CDS encoding phosphopantetheine-binding protein; amino-acid sequence: MKTKEQITAWIKNYLANILEVENEEINENFEFERFGFNSSVAVSLVGDLEEWLELELSPSIFFEFGTIAQASAHLAEELQSSAKT
- a CDS encoding SAM-dependent methyltransferase — its product is MVQDIIKRGGSLKAIQHHYDVSNRFYALWLDESLSYSCALWQDNLMDNDLEQAQYRKIDWHLDASGATKGQKLLDIGCGWGSLMNRYVSVDKERSAIGLTLSHNQYQYIQSLNIPNIEVYEQSWINHQPENDYDAIVSVGAFEHFAQPGVSRSEKVSVYRDFFSHCQNWLKTKGKLSLQTIAYGSLSAENKNLFIQNDIFPDSELPRPSEIFEAADGLFEIKIYRNDGIQYGRTCDLWLKNLSRQKQAITEEFGEHLYSKYQRYLKLSIAGFYLGQILLLRLEMQSLAN